One Erythrobacter aureus DNA segment encodes these proteins:
- a CDS encoding HEAT repeat domain-containing protein, which translates to MSFYQDIVWATALCASMIVLTFLALVFRRFLSEKGRARRDERDTAITRGYLKRVAGHPIGETKRWPREARLAAISRILPLLRGGERTRLLQIAELDGVLSETIRASQSLSKTQRINAIQLLQRFGSEACIGRLREMLARDQSQRVRLEAAFALAANGALPPPRETLRILNALRRLPTPLDSALLRSAAPLYPEQMLLLLDDDLPDAWRAQIIDALGWSENMAIIDTLGSVASHDNPEIRAAAMRASSRLGHPAAASWVFAGFRDPVASVRLQAIAACVRLGLRDAVPQLRRLLADEQLWVRLRAEQALEHFSSDDDGAQLKVAAQ; encoded by the coding sequence ATGAGCTTCTACCAGGATATCGTCTGGGCGACGGCACTTTGCGCCAGTATGATCGTGCTAACATTCTTGGCGCTGGTTTTCCGCCGCTTCCTCTCAGAGAAAGGCCGTGCGCGCCGCGACGAACGCGATACGGCAATCACTCGCGGCTATCTCAAGCGTGTGGCCGGTCATCCGATTGGGGAAACGAAGCGTTGGCCTCGCGAGGCTCGCCTTGCAGCAATATCACGCATACTTCCGCTGCTGAGAGGCGGCGAGCGCACGCGCTTGTTGCAAATCGCTGAATTGGATGGAGTGCTAAGTGAGACCATTCGGGCTTCGCAGAGTCTTTCCAAGACGCAACGTATCAACGCGATACAGTTGCTTCAACGATTTGGCAGTGAGGCCTGCATCGGCAGACTGCGGGAAATGCTGGCCCGAGACCAAAGTCAACGGGTGCGTCTTGAGGCGGCATTCGCACTGGCCGCAAATGGGGCCTTGCCCCCTCCGCGCGAAACACTGCGAATTCTAAATGCACTCCGGCGACTACCTACCCCGCTTGACTCTGCGCTTCTGCGCTCAGCAGCACCCCTTTATCCAGAGCAAATGCTGCTTCTCCTGGATGACGATCTCCCCGACGCGTGGCGAGCGCAAATAATCGATGCGCTCGGCTGGTCGGAAAACATGGCTATCATAGACACTCTCGGGTCAGTCGCGTCGCATGACAATCCGGAGATACGTGCCGCAGCAATGCGAGCCTCCTCGAGGCTGGGACATCCGGCTGCCGCGAGTTGGGTTTTTGCCGGCTTCCGGGATCCAGTCGCTTCCGTTCGCTTACAGGCAATAGCGGCATGCGTTCGACTTGGCCTTCGCGACGCAGTTCCCCAATTACGAAGACTTCTCGCGGATGAACAATTGTGGGTGCGCCTCCGTGCCGAACAGGCACTCGAACATTTTTCGTCGGACGACGATGGCGCACAGCTTAAGGTGGCAGCACAATGA
- a CDS encoding glycosyltransferase family 2 protein: protein MNWSDIASTAATGIVWTAFACFAVVAARNIISLAQLLVAAWVFLTRVQPGEGARDLWHRYADLMLPISVIAPAFNEELSIVQSVKALLALEYPDHEVIVVNDGSKDDTLGELIRAFDMFKADRTQIAQLQQTQIRGTYRSRRYPNLLVIDKENGRKADAANAGIGFARTPLVCVIDADSIIEPDGLLRAAEPFMYQDQRLIAVGGAIRIANGCTIRGGSLQKIGIAKEMVPRFQIVEYLRAFLMNRVANAHTNTLMLISGAFGLFRRSTLVEMGGYRHDTVGEDLELVVRMHRFMREQKRDYRIEFVPDIVCWTEAPAALRGLDNQRARWQQGALETLQRHRGMIGNPRYGRIGLLAMPQIVLEDILGPPAELLGYLVLPVAALLGLLDPIMAVAFFFVSVVFGCALSVGTLVLEEQQLRRTPSASDLLRIGIAAVIENFGYRQINLWYRLQGIRRFFRNDTTWAAVPRVGFTGT from the coding sequence ATGAATTGGTCGGATATTGCCAGCACTGCAGCGACCGGGATCGTCTGGACCGCCTTCGCATGTTTCGCGGTCGTCGCGGCACGCAATATAATATCGCTCGCTCAGCTGCTGGTTGCAGCATGGGTTTTCCTGACACGAGTGCAGCCCGGCGAAGGTGCGCGCGATCTCTGGCATCGCTACGCAGACCTGATGCTGCCCATTTCGGTGATCGCGCCAGCTTTCAATGAAGAGCTGTCGATCGTGCAGAGCGTGAAGGCACTCCTGGCGCTCGAATATCCCGACCACGAGGTTATTGTGGTCAACGATGGCTCGAAGGACGATACACTCGGCGAGTTAATACGTGCATTCGACATGTTTAAAGCGGACCGTACGCAAATCGCGCAATTGCAACAGACTCAGATACGGGGAACATACCGCTCAAGACGCTATCCGAACCTGCTGGTGATCGACAAGGAAAACGGTCGGAAGGCCGACGCGGCGAATGCCGGCATCGGGTTCGCGCGCACTCCTCTCGTATGCGTGATCGATGCCGATTCAATCATCGAGCCAGATGGTCTGCTGCGCGCCGCCGAGCCATTCATGTACCAGGATCAACGCCTTATCGCAGTGGGCGGGGCGATTCGGATTGCCAATGGTTGCACGATCAGAGGCGGATCACTTCAGAAAATCGGAATCGCGAAAGAAATGGTTCCGCGGTTCCAGATCGTCGAATACCTGCGCGCCTTTCTGATGAATCGCGTCGCCAATGCGCATACCAACACGCTGATGTTGATCTCTGGCGCGTTCGGCCTGTTCCGACGGTCTACGCTAGTGGAGATGGGTGGCTACCGGCACGATACGGTCGGCGAGGACCTTGAACTCGTCGTCCGGATGCACCGCTTTATGCGCGAGCAGAAACGTGACTATCGCATCGAATTCGTTCCGGACATTGTGTGCTGGACCGAAGCGCCCGCCGCACTTCGAGGGCTCGATAACCAGCGCGCACGGTGGCAGCAGGGCGCGCTTGAGACGCTGCAGCGCCATCGGGGAATGATTGGCAATCCGCGATATGGACGCATCGGTTTGCTCGCCATGCCGCAAATCGTGCTTGAGGACATCCTCGGCCCTCCCGCCGAACTGTTAGGCTATCTCGTGCTGCCCGTCGCCGCGTTGCTCGGCCTACTTGATCCAATAATGGCTGTCGCCTTCTTCTTTGTTTCGGTGGTCTTCGGCTGCGCTCTCAGTGTTGGGACGCTGGTGCTTGAAGAGCAACAATTACGGCGTACGCCGTCAGCGAGTGACCTGCTTCGGATAGGCATAGCAGCGGTGATCGAGAACTTCGGATATCGTCAAATTAATCTCTGGTATCGGCTGCAAGGCATCCGCCGCTTTTTCCGTAACGATACGACATGGGCTGCCGTGCCTCGCGTCGGTTTCACCGGCACGTGA
- the hspQ gene encoding heat shock protein HspQ — protein sequence MDRAQYFSAQAGRTIVAPRRVKSRFAIGDVVKHRVFDFRGVIFDIDPVFANSDEWYEAIPEDIRPDRNQPFYHLLAESDESDYVAYVSQQNLVTDSVSGPVSHPDVHQYFEQFENGRYRMRRSMTH from the coding sequence ATGGATCGCGCTCAATATTTTTCCGCTCAGGCCGGTCGCACCATCGTTGCCCCGCGCCGTGTCAAAAGCCGCTTCGCCATCGGCGATGTGGTGAAACACCGCGTATTCGATTTTCGCGGCGTAATCTTCGATATCGACCCGGTCTTCGCCAATAGCGACGAATGGTACGAGGCGATTCCGGAGGATATCCGGCCCGATCGCAACCAGCCCTTCTATCATCTGCTGGCAGAGAGCGACGAAAGCGATTACGTCGCCTATGTCAGCCAGCAGAACCTAGTAACGGACTCGGTCTCGGGACCCGTTTCGCATCCGGACGTGCACCAGTATTTCGAACAGTTCGAAAACGGCCGCTACCGCATGCGGCGGAGTATGACCCACTGA
- a CDS encoding ABC transporter permease, with amino-acid sequence MVDQAQPVSPGSENPDASFVEGNAGGKGRFPPRGRPVIRGINGIGLWSLYMKEVRRFLKVQTQTIWAPAITTLLFLVIFSVALGRGGREVLGVNFPTFVAPGLIAMAMMQNAFANSSFSLLSGKIQGTIIDLLMPPLSEGELMGGIIGAAITRAVAVGFVVAGAMLLYPGVSLAMAHPWAVIWFGLMGAVMLSLLGLFASIWAEKFDHNAAVTNFVIAPLAMLSGTFYIIDRLAPAFQTVSRANPFFYVISGFRYGFLGQSDIGDGRAVAMAALGLLVLNALLALGAYKLLKSGWKIKN; translated from the coding sequence ATGGTCGATCAAGCCCAGCCCGTATCGCCCGGGAGCGAAAACCCGGACGCCTCCTTCGTAGAGGGTAATGCCGGAGGGAAGGGCCGGTTTCCGCCGCGGGGACGCCCGGTGATCCGCGGGATCAACGGGATTGGCCTGTGGAGCCTCTATATGAAGGAGGTGCGGCGGTTTCTCAAGGTCCAGACGCAGACAATCTGGGCTCCGGCGATCACAACCCTTCTTTTTCTCGTGATCTTTTCGGTGGCCCTCGGGCGGGGTGGGCGCGAAGTCCTGGGTGTCAACTTCCCGACCTTCGTGGCGCCGGGGCTGATCGCCATGGCGATGATGCAGAACGCCTTTGCCAATTCGAGCTTCTCCCTGCTTTCCGGCAAGATCCAGGGGACGATCATCGATTTGTTGATGCCGCCCCTTTCGGAAGGCGAATTGATGGGCGGCATCATCGGCGCGGCGATAACGCGCGCAGTCGCGGTGGGCTTTGTCGTGGCGGGCGCGATGTTGCTTTATCCCGGTGTCAGCCTGGCGATGGCGCATCCTTGGGCGGTCATATGGTTCGGTCTCATGGGAGCGGTCATGCTCTCGCTCCTCGGCCTGTTCGCTTCGATATGGGCGGAAAAGTTCGATCACAACGCTGCGGTGACGAATTTCGTCATCGCGCCGCTGGCGATGCTTTCTGGCACCTTCTACATCATCGACCGTCTGGCTCCCGCATTCCAGACGGTGAGCCGCGCAAACCCGTTTTTCTATGTCATTTCGGGTTTCCGCTATGGCTTTCTGGGGCAGAGCGATATCGGCGATGGCCGGGCAGTTGCCATGGCTGCGCTGGGGCTGCTGGTGCTCAATGCCTTGCTTGCACTTGGGGCCTACAAGCTGTTGAAATCCGGCTGGAAGATCAAGAACTGA
- a CDS encoding GcrA family cell cycle regulator, giving the protein MSWTDERIATLKKMWEGGSTASQIAEELGGVSRNAVIGKAHRLGLKSRPSPVKANEKKKAPAKPKPAPKPAAKKTAKPAAKPAAPAAPAKPAAAPAPKQDAAIPSQPLPNKGSDLPKIVSVGPGASCVRVRAISRHRSPRPPRRLVPAKPSPEIADKTSLLDLSDKVCRWPMGHPGEPDFHFCGEAVNPGFPYCVEHCGRAYQAQLPRGARRPPPPLPFGGPRVR; this is encoded by the coding sequence ATGAGCTGGACCGACGAACGGATCGCAACGCTTAAGAAGATGTGGGAAGGCGGCTCGACCGCCAGCCAGATCGCCGAAGAACTGGGCGGGGTCAGCCGCAATGCGGTGATCGGCAAGGCCCACCGGCTCGGCCTCAAGTCGCGGCCATCGCCGGTAAAGGCGAATGAAAAGAAAAAGGCGCCCGCAAAGCCCAAGCCCGCGCCCAAACCGGCAGCGAAGAAAACCGCGAAGCCTGCTGCGAAACCGGCAGCTCCCGCCGCGCCTGCAAAGCCTGCGGCAGCCCCAGCGCCGAAACAGGATGCGGCGATTCCGTCCCAGCCCCTGCCCAACAAGGGAAGCGACCTGCCGAAAATCGTTTCGGTCGGGCCTGGGGCTTCCTGCGTCAGGGTCCGGGCGATCAGCAGGCACCGATCCCCCCGCCCCCCGCGCCGCCTCGTTCCGGCCAAGCCCAGCCCGGAGATCGCGGACAAGACCAGCTTGCTCGACCTGTCGGACAAGGTGTGCCGCTGGCCGATGGGTCATCCCGGCGAACCCGATTTCCATTTCTGCGGCGAAGCGGTGAACCCCGGCTTCCCCTATTGCGTCGAGCATTGCGGGCGGGCCTATCAGGCGCAGTTGCCGCGCGGCGCGCGGCGTCCCCCTCCGCCGCTACCCTTCGGCGGTCCGCGGGTTCGCTGA
- a CDS encoding DUF1993 domain-containing protein, whose translation MPLSLHAAYVPSALQMLGTANHLIDTAEKWCANNACEHSEFIGANIYDDMLPWSYQVKCVAEHTQGSIEGVRKGVYSPDLNPPPTSFDDLRTKLAGATEFMSALTEDEMEAMIGQPMRFEFKDRGMDFTAEDFLLSFSQPNFYFHCATAYNILRMKGVPVGKTDFMGRVRIKS comes from the coding sequence TTGCCCCTATCGCTACACGCCGCTTACGTTCCCAGCGCCCTGCAAATGCTCGGCACGGCGAACCATCTGATCGACACCGCCGAAAAATGGTGCGCGAACAATGCCTGCGAGCATAGCGAGTTCATCGGCGCCAATATCTACGACGACATGCTGCCCTGGTCCTATCAAGTGAAATGCGTGGCCGAGCACACACAGGGCTCGATCGAGGGCGTACGTAAGGGCGTCTATTCGCCTGATCTCAACCCGCCGCCGACCAGCTTCGACGACCTGCGTACAAAGCTGGCAGGCGCGACCGAATTCATGAGCGCACTGACCGAAGACGAGATGGAGGCCATGATCGGCCAGCCGATGCGTTTCGAATTCAAGGATCGCGGAATGGACTTCACCGCCGAGGATTTCCTGCTCAGCTTCAGCCAGCCCAATTTCTATTTTCACTGCGCGACCGCCTACAACATCCTGCGGATGAAGGGTGTCCCGGTCGGCAAGACCGACTTCATGGGGCGGGTCAGGATCAAAAGCTGA
- a CDS encoding spermidine synthase — translation MLPRETLATADVPDGETLTLVSHGRDFIIMLGRDELMGTRMQYSEEQLAVLTLAELRADRPRVLIGGYGMGFTYRAALDKIPDGGSVTVAEIVPEILEWAEGPLAHLTGESLADPRGEVVICDVAALIDDANDGTTAKYDAILLDVDNGPDGIVRDANYRIYSKTGLAKARDALRPGGILAVWSAAPDHKFTVRLKESGFDVEVREVRARPNNKGPRHTIWFARKP, via the coding sequence ATGTTGCCCCGCGAAACCCTGGCGACTGCCGACGTGCCCGATGGCGAGACGTTGACGCTCGTCAGCCACGGCCGCGATTTCATTATCATGCTCGGCCGCGACGAACTGATGGGGACGCGCATGCAGTATTCGGAGGAGCAGTTGGCGGTGCTGACACTGGCGGAGTTGCGGGCCGACAGGCCCCGGGTTCTCATCGGCGGTTACGGTATGGGCTTCACTTACCGCGCTGCGCTGGACAAGATTCCGGACGGTGGTTCCGTCACGGTGGCCGAGATTGTGCCCGAGATTCTGGAATGGGCGGAAGGTCCCTTGGCGCATCTGACCGGGGAAAGTCTGGCCGATCCGCGCGGCGAAGTGGTGATTTGCGATGTCGCCGCCCTGATCGACGATGCCAATGACGGGACAACCGCAAAATACGACGCGATCCTGCTCGATGTCGACAACGGTCCCGACGGGATCGTGCGCGATGCCAATTACCGCATTTACTCGAAGACCGGCCTGGCCAAGGCGCGCGATGCCTTGAGGCCGGGCGGTATCCTCGCGGTGTGGTCCGCCGCGCCCGACCACAAGTTCACCGTACGCCTCAAGGAAAGCGGCTTCGACGTGGAAGTGCGAGAAGTGCGCGCGCGACCCAACAATAAAGGGCCGCGCCACACGATCTGGTTCGCTCGCAAGCCTTAG
- the pnp gene encoding polyribonucleotide nucleotidyltransferase, translating into MFDTKTVSLEWGGKTLTLETGRIARQADGAVLATYGETVVLCAVTAAKSVREGQDFFPLTVHYQEKFSAAGRIPGGFFKREGRATEKETLTSRLIDRPVRPLFPEGFYNEINVIAQVLSYDGETEPDIVAMIAASAALTISGVPFMGPIGAARVGFKNGEYVLNPSLEDALGEDGRLDLVVAATQDAVMMVESEAKELTEEEMLGAVMFAHEESRKVIGAIVDLAEQAAKDPWEIDTSDDTSAIKEKLRGIVGDDIAAAYKLTDKSARSDALNAAREKAKEAFAEEEPQTQMVAGKAVKKLEAEIVRGAILKDGQRIDGRKLDQVRPIEAMVGLLPRTHGSALFTRGETQAICTTTLGTKDAEQMIDGLEGLSYNHFMLHYNFPPYSVGEVGRFGFTSRRETGHGKLAWRALHPVLPTHEDFPYTIRILSDITESNGSSSMATVCGGCLSMMDAGVPIERPVSGIAMGLILEGDEFAVLSDILGDEDHLGDMDFKVAGSESGITSLQMDIKVAGITQEIMKTALEQAKAGRAHILGEMSKALTGARTEVSKHAPRIETMQIDKSKIRDVIGTGGKVIREIVAETGAKVDIDDEGVIKISSSNADEIEAAKKWIEGIVEEAEVGKIYNGKVVNIVDFGAFVNFMGGKDGLVHVSEMKNERVEKPTDVVSEGQEVKVKVLEIDQRGKVRLSMRVVDQETGEELEDTRPPREPRGDKGGRGRGGDRRGGRGGPRRDRDGGGKKDGGGEAHVPDFLKD; encoded by the coding sequence ATGTTCGACACGAAAACCGTATCGCTGGAGTGGGGCGGAAAGACCCTCACTCTGGAAACCGGCCGCATTGCCCGTCAGGCCGACGGCGCGGTCCTCGCCACCTATGGCGAAACCGTGGTGCTGTGCGCAGTCACCGCCGCCAAGAGTGTCCGCGAAGGGCAGGACTTCTTCCCGCTCACCGTGCACTACCAGGAAAAATTCTCCGCCGCAGGCCGTATCCCGGGCGGCTTCTTCAAGCGCGAAGGCCGGGCGACTGAGAAGGAAACGCTGACCTCCCGCCTGATCGACCGCCCCGTGCGTCCGCTCTTCCCGGAAGGCTTCTACAACGAGATCAACGTGATCGCGCAGGTGCTGTCCTATGATGGCGAGACCGAGCCCGATATCGTCGCGATGATTGCTGCTTCGGCTGCGCTGACCATTTCGGGCGTGCCCTTCATGGGGCCGATCGGCGCCGCGCGCGTTGGCTTCAAGAACGGCGAATACGTCCTCAACCCGAGCCTCGAAGACGCGCTCGGCGAAGACGGCCGTCTCGACCTCGTCGTCGCTGCGACGCAGGATGCGGTGATGATGGTCGAATCCGAAGCCAAGGAGCTGACCGAAGAGGAAATGCTCGGCGCCGTCATGTTCGCGCATGAGGAAAGCCGCAAGGTCATCGGCGCGATCGTCGACCTGGCCGAGCAGGCTGCCAAGGACCCGTGGGAAATCGACACTTCGGACGATACCAGCGCGATCAAGGAAAAGCTGCGCGGTATCGTTGGCGACGACATTGCCGCCGCCTACAAGCTGACCGACAAGTCGGCCCGTTCGGACGCGCTCAACGCCGCACGCGAAAAGGCCAAGGAAGCTTTCGCCGAAGAAGAGCCGCAGACGCAGATGGTTGCGGGCAAGGCGGTCAAGAAGCTGGAAGCGGAAATCGTTCGCGGCGCCATCCTCAAGGACGGCCAGCGCATCGACGGTCGCAAGCTCGACCAGGTTCGCCCGATCGAGGCGATGGTCGGCCTGCTTCCGCGCACGCACGGTTCGGCGCTGTTCACCCGTGGCGAAACGCAGGCGATCTGCACCACCACGCTGGGCACCAAGGATGCCGAGCAGATGATCGATGGGCTGGAAGGCCTGTCGTACAACCACTTCATGCTGCACTATAACTTCCCGCCCTATTCGGTCGGCGAAGTGGGTCGTTTCGGTTTCACCAGCCGCCGCGAAACCGGCCACGGCAAGCTCGCATGGCGCGCGCTGCACCCGGTTCTGCCGACGCATGAGGACTTCCCCTACACCATCCGCATCCTGTCGGACATCACCGAGTCCAACGGCTCGTCCTCGATGGCGACCGTGTGCGGCGGCTGTCTGTCGATGATGGACGCCGGCGTTCCGATCGAGCGTCCTGTGTCGGGTATCGCCATGGGCCTGATCCTCGAAGGCGACGAGTTCGCCGTCCTGTCGGACATCCTCGGTGACGAGGATCACCTGGGCGACATGGACTTCAAGGTCGCAGGGTCCGAAAGCGGCATCACCTCGCTCCAGATGGACATCAAGGTTGCCGGCATCACGCAGGAAATCATGAAGACCGCGCTCGAACAGGCGAAGGCCGGCCGCGCGCACATCCTGGGTGAAATGTCGAAGGCCCTTACCGGTGCCCGCACCGAAGTGTCTAAGCACGCCCCGCGCATCGAGACCATGCAGATCGACAAGTCGAAGATCCGCGACGTCATCGGCACGGGCGGCAAGGTGATCCGCGAGATCGTTGCCGAAACCGGTGCCAAGGTCGACATCGACGACGAAGGCGTGATCAAGATTTCGTCGAGCAATGCCGACGAGATCGAAGCCGCGAAGAAGTGGATCGAAGGCATCGTCGAAGAGGCGGAAGTCGGCAAGATCTACAACGGCAAGGTCGTCAACATCGTCGATTTCGGCGCTTTCGTGAACTTCATGGGCGGCAAGGACGGTCTCGTCCATGTCAGCGAAATGAAGAACGAGCGCGTCGAAAAGCCGACCGACGTCGTGTCCGAAGGCCAGGAAGTGAAGGTCAAGGTCCTCGAAATCGATCAGCGCGGCAAGGTCCGCCTGTCGATGCGCGTTGTCGACCAGGAAACCGGCGAAGAGCTGGAAGACACCCGCCCGCCGCGCGAACCGCGTGGTGACAAGGGTGGCCGTGGCCGTGGCGGCGATCGTCGCGGCGGTCGTGGCGGCCCGCGTCGTGATCGCGATGGCGGCGGCAAGAAGGACGGGGGCGGCGAAGCCCACGTGCCCGACTTCCTGAAGGACTGA
- the rpsO gene encoding 30S ribosomal protein S15, with protein MSVTAEKKAEIIKDNAQAKGDTGSPEVQVAILTERIRNLTEHFKSNHKDNHSRRGLLMMVNKRRNLLAYLKKTDVERYNALIQKLGLRK; from the coding sequence ATGTCGGTTACCGCCGAGAAAAAAGCTGAGATCATCAAGGACAATGCGCAGGCCAAGGGCGACACCGGTTCGCCGGAAGTCCAGGTCGCTATCCTGACCGAGCGCATTCGCAACCTGACCGAGCACTTCAAGTCCAACCACAAGGACAATCACTCGCGTCGCGGTCTCCTGATGATGGTCAACAAGCGCCGCAACCTGCTCGCCTATCTCAAGAAGACCGATGTCGAGCGGTACAACGCGCTGATCCAGAAGCTGGGTCTTCGCAAGTAA
- the truB gene encoding tRNA pseudouridine(55) synthase TruB, whose protein sequence is MSGAKPAPHGWLILDKPRGLGSTQAVSAVKRVLRQGGYAKTKVGHGGTLDPLAEGVLPIALGEATKLAGRMLDSDKIYAFTIQFGEETDTLDTEGEAIERSDHRPPMAAIAAVLEHFIGDIEQVPPAYSAVKIDGKRAYDRARAGEEVAMKTRSVTIHSLGFESERVDAELRSAFATTAGRPDPYDPQAPLELADSVTLVAHVSKGTYIRSLARDIARALGTVGHVTYLRRIKAGPFREEQAISLDMLEKQAKGAAIENLLLPLEAGLDDIPVLPLDPDSAQAVRQGRVLSDLPHTDGLHLATLHDVPVALMELNGGTAKVVRGFNIPDVAE, encoded by the coding sequence ATGAGCGGCGCGAAACCCGCACCTCATGGGTGGCTGATCCTCGACAAGCCACGCGGCCTCGGCTCGACCCAGGCGGTGAGCGCGGTCAAGCGGGTGCTGCGGCAAGGGGGCTATGCCAAGACCAAGGTGGGACATGGCGGCACGCTCGACCCGCTGGCCGAAGGCGTATTGCCGATCGCTCTGGGCGAGGCGACCAAGCTGGCCGGGCGTATGCTCGATTCCGACAAGATCTACGCCTTTACCATCCAGTTCGGCGAGGAGACCGATACGCTCGACACCGAGGGCGAAGCGATCGAGCGGAGCGATCACCGTCCTCCGATGGCGGCCATCGCGGCGGTGCTCGAACACTTCATCGGCGATATCGAGCAGGTCCCGCCCGCCTATTCGGCGGTAAAGATCGACGGGAAGCGCGCCTATGACCGGGCGAGGGCGGGTGAAGAGGTCGCAATGAAGACCCGCTCGGTCACGATCCACTCGCTCGGCTTCGAAAGCGAGCGTGTCGATGCCGAACTGCGGTCCGCCTTTGCCACCACTGCCGGGCGCCCCGATCCTTACGATCCGCAGGCACCGCTCGAACTGGCCGACAGCGTCACACTGGTCGCCCACGTGTCCAAGGGTACGTATATCCGCTCGCTTGCACGGGACATCGCGCGCGCGCTTGGAACGGTCGGCCACGTCACTTATCTCAGGCGCATCAAGGCTGGCCCCTTCCGCGAGGAACAGGCGATTTCACTGGACATGCTGGAGAAACAAGCTAAGGGCGCGGCCATCGAAAACCTTCTCCTGCCGCTAGAGGCGGGACTGGACGACATCCCGGTCCTTCCCCTCGATCCCGACAGCGCGCAGGCGGTCCGCCAGGGCCGGGTACTGTCGGACCTGCCCCACACCGACGGGCTCCACCTTGCCACGCTGCACGACGTGCCCGTGGCCCTGATGGAACTCAACGGAGGTACGGCCAAGGTCGTGCGGGGCTTCAATATCCCGGATGTCGCGGAGTAG
- a CDS encoding thymidine kinase, whose amino-acid sequence MAKLYFYYASMNAGKSSTLLQAAFNYGERGMRVSLWTAALDDRPGFGAISSRIGLASDAHRYEVDTDIEARVLADHAESPIACVLVDEAQFLTPEQVWQLARLADDAGIPVLCYGLRTDFQGELFPGSAVLLGIADALVEMKAVCDCGRKATMNLRVDAKGKAVSEGAQTEIGGNDRYVAMCRKHFREALAG is encoded by the coding sequence ATGGCGAAGCTCTATTTTTACTATGCGAGCATGAATGCGGGGAAGAGCAGCACCTTGCTGCAAGCCGCCTTCAATTATGGCGAACGCGGCATGCGGGTGTCGCTATGGACCGCCGCCCTCGACGATCGCCCGGGTTTCGGGGCTATTTCCAGCCGGATCGGCCTGGCGAGCGATGCGCATCGCTACGAGGTCGATACCGACATCGAAGCGCGCGTGCTGGCCGACCATGCCGAGAGTCCGATCGCCTGCGTACTGGTCGACGAGGCACAGTTCCTGACGCCCGAGCAGGTGTGGCAGTTGGCGCGTTTGGCCGACGATGCCGGGATTCCGGTACTCTGCTATGGCTTGCGCACCGATTTTCAGGGCGAACTTTTTCCCGGCTCCGCCGTGTTGCTGGGCATTGCCGATGCGCTGGTGGAAATGAAGGCGGTGTGCGATTGCGGACGCAAGGCGACGATGAACTTGCGCGTCGATGCGAAGGGCAAGGCGGTGAGCGAAGGCGCGCAAACCGAAATCGGCGGAAACGACCGCTACGTCGCCATGTGTCGTAAGCATTTTCGCGAAGCGCTGGCGGGTTAG